Proteins found in one Quercus robur chromosome 2, dhQueRobu3.1, whole genome shotgun sequence genomic segment:
- the LOC126713038 gene encoding RNA-binding protein 2 isoform X1, producing the protein MTDGYWNRQQQQQHQPPLLPSGGLLKRPRSEYDLVPSGLPSGHEMHNYLARDDDRSGHQAVKDTKTIGSAYDRYLQSAQLPSSASGEASTLRGVGLGRISSAGMPGLPIADPALLGRPGAVGPDLALNGRNVSLSSQLPLDTTRRGRETQSLPPDASNTLYVEGLPPDSSKREVALVNISFTGSLDIFRPFVGYKEVRLVSKESKHRGGDPLILGFVDFVNPACAATAMSALQGYKMDENDADSSYLRLQFSRYPGPRSGSGSRGKR; encoded by the exons ATGACGGATGGCTATTGGAATCggcagcagcaacagcaacaTCAACCGCCTCTACTACCTTCAGGCGGCTTGCTTAAACGACCTCGTTCTGAATACG ATCTTGTGCCTTCTGGGCTGCCTTCAGGTCATGAGATGCATAACTATCTAGCACGAGATGATGATCGCAGTGGTCATCAGGCAGTAAAGGACACAAAAACAATTGGATCAGCTTATGACCGCTATCTCCAGAGTGCG CAACTTCCTTCATCTGCTTCTGGAGAAGCAAGTACACTTCGTGGAGTTGGGTTGGGAAGGATCTCTAGTGCTGGAATGCCTGGTCTCCCAATAGCTGATCCTGCTTTGTTGGGTCGTCCTGGGGCTGTTGGTCCTGATCTAGCACTAAATGGTCGAAATGTTAGCCTGAGTAGTCAGCTTCCACTGGACACGACTAGGCGGGGTCGTGAAACACAATCTCTACCTCCAGATGCTTCCAACACTTTATATGTTGAAGGACTTCCTCCTGACAGTTCAAAGAGGGAGGTGGCAC TTGTTAACATTTCCTTTACCGGATCTTTAGATATTTTCCGCCCTTTTGTTGGATATAAAGAAGTGAGACTTGTGAGCAAAGAATCCAAACAC CGTGGTGGAGATCCTCTTATCCTTGGTTTTGTGGATTTTGTAAATCCAGCTTGTGCAGCAACTGCTATGAGTGCTTTGCAAG GTTATAAAATGGATGAAAATGATGCTGATTCTAGTTACTTGCGGCTGCAGTTTTCGCGATACCCAGGTCCAAGGTCTGGCTCTGGATCTCGTGGTAAGAGGTGA
- the LOC126713038 gene encoding RNA-binding protein 2 isoform X2, with the protein MTDGYWNRQQQQQHQPPLLPSGGLLKRPRSEYDLVPSGLPSGHEMHNYLARDDDRSGHQAVKDTKTIGSAYDRYLQSAQLPSSASGEASTLRGVGLGRISSAGMPGLPIADPALLGRPGAVGPDLALNGRNVSLSSQLPLDTTRRGRETQSLPPDASNTLYVEGLPPDSSKREVAHIFRPFVGYKEVRLVSKESKHRGGDPLILGFVDFVNPACAATAMSALQGYKMDENDADSSYLRLQFSRYPGPRSGSGSRGKR; encoded by the exons ATGACGGATGGCTATTGGAATCggcagcagcaacagcaacaTCAACCGCCTCTACTACCTTCAGGCGGCTTGCTTAAACGACCTCGTTCTGAATACG ATCTTGTGCCTTCTGGGCTGCCTTCAGGTCATGAGATGCATAACTATCTAGCACGAGATGATGATCGCAGTGGTCATCAGGCAGTAAAGGACACAAAAACAATTGGATCAGCTTATGACCGCTATCTCCAGAGTGCG CAACTTCCTTCATCTGCTTCTGGAGAAGCAAGTACACTTCGTGGAGTTGGGTTGGGAAGGATCTCTAGTGCTGGAATGCCTGGTCTCCCAATAGCTGATCCTGCTTTGTTGGGTCGTCCTGGGGCTGTTGGTCCTGATCTAGCACTAAATGGTCGAAATGTTAGCCTGAGTAGTCAGCTTCCACTGGACACGACTAGGCGGGGTCGTGAAACACAATCTCTACCTCCAGATGCTTCCAACACTTTATATGTTGAAGGACTTCCTCCTGACAGTTCAAAGAGGGAGGTGGCAC ATATTTTCCGCCCTTTTGTTGGATATAAAGAAGTGAGACTTGTGAGCAAAGAATCCAAACAC CGTGGTGGAGATCCTCTTATCCTTGGTTTTGTGGATTTTGTAAATCCAGCTTGTGCAGCAACTGCTATGAGTGCTTTGCAAG GTTATAAAATGGATGAAAATGATGCTGATTCTAGTTACTTGCGGCTGCAGTTTTCGCGATACCCAGGTCCAAGGTCTGGCTCTGGATCTCGTGGTAAGAGGTGA
- the LOC126696619 gene encoding uncharacterized protein LOC126696619: MRKEMDELRNAIKGKTDRSVDKIVRATDSPFTTAVLECPLSSKFRLPQLKPFDGLKDPQDHLNTFKTILSLQQPPDEILCHSFPTTLKRAAREWFTKLPTSFIDNFEQLSSAFLCHFIGGQHPKKPADHLLTIKQGEKETLRSYMKRFTRETLEVDETDDKVQLTTFKAGLRSRDLMASLVKNPPKTMAEMLLKAQKYMNAEDALTAIKDVEKPGDKGRRDDGVKRGNA; this comes from the coding sequence ATGAGAAAGGAGATGGACGAATTGAGGAATGCCATTAAGGGGAAGACAGACCGAAGCGTAGACAAAATTGTAAGGGCCACAGATTCGCCTTTCACTACAGCAGTCCTTGAATGCCCCTTGTCATCAAAGTTTCGTTTACCTCAACTTAAGCCGTTCGACGGGCTCAAAGACCCTCAGGATCACCTTAATACATTCAAAACGATACTAAGCCTTCAACAGCCACCTGACGAGATACTGTGTCATTCCTTTCCCACCACTCTCAAAAGGGCTGCAAGGGAATGGTTCACGAAGTTGCCCACATCATTCATCGACAACTTCGAGCAGTTAAGCAGCGCTTTCTTGTGTCACTTCATTGGGGGGCAGCATCCTAAGAAGCCAGCGGACCACTTACTCACCATTAAGCAGGGGGAAAAGGAAACCTTGAGGTCATACATGAAACGTTTTACTCGGGAGACCCTCGAGGTAGACGAAACTGATGACAAAGTACAGCTGACGACCTTTAAAGCAGGACTGAGATCCAGAGATCTCATGGCTTCACTCGTGAAGAACCCTCCAAAGACGATGGCAGAAATGCTCCTAAAagcacagaagtacatgaatgctgaagacGCTTTAACAGCCATAAAGGACGTAGAGAAGCCAGGAGACAAAGGTAGAAGGGATGACGGGGTCAAAAGAGGGAACGCCTAG